A single genomic interval of Nitratidesulfovibrio sp. SRB-5 harbors:
- the rnhA gene encoding ribonuclease HI — protein sequence MTMKNVQAFTDGSCLGNPGPGGWAAVLRCNGSERELSGGFALTTNNRMEILAVIEALALLKEPCGVDLYTDSQYVRNAVEKKWLAGWRRNGWKTSDKKPVKNRDLWERLQPLLDLHQVRFHWVRGHSGHPENERCDVLARTQASTRGLPPDTGYRE from the coding sequence ATGACCATGAAGAACGTCCAAGCCTTCACCGACGGCTCGTGCCTCGGCAACCCCGGCCCCGGCGGCTGGGCCGCCGTGCTGCGCTGCAACGGCTCCGAGCGCGAACTTTCGGGGGGCTTTGCCCTTACCACCAACAACCGCATGGAAATCCTGGCGGTGATCGAGGCGCTGGCCCTGCTCAAGGAGCCGTGCGGCGTGGACCTGTATACCGACTCGCAGTACGTGCGCAACGCGGTGGAAAAGAAGTGGCTGGCGGGCTGGCGCCGCAACGGCTGGAAGACCAGCGACAAGAAGCCGGTGAAGAACCGCGACCTGTGGGAGCGGCTGCAACCCCTGCTGGACCTGCACCAGGTGCGCTTTCACTGGGTGCGCGGCCACTCCGGCCACCCCGAAAACGAACGCTGCGACGTGCTGGCCCGCACCCAGGCCTCTACGCGCGGGCTGCCGCCCGATACGGGCTACCGGGAGTAA
- a CDS encoding TPM domain-containing protein, whose amino-acid sequence MFLRFPKRDRAEPRLPLVNADTPGQFFLRTMLLIAVFAATAWAFWANTERRMADVRAASAVWDEADLLTDAQEKALRELVDAFREVHGVKLLIHIRRDTPELPRLDAQTLFVGLCPAKGQAIVELPPLLRKAYGETLAQTLENDWLRPAMASGQWAEGLVRTLKHLWDRLGEN is encoded by the coding sequence ATGTTCCTCCGGTTTCCCAAGCGCGACCGCGCAGAACCGCGCCTGCCGCTGGTCAATGCCGACACGCCGGGCCAGTTCTTTCTGCGCACCATGCTGCTCATCGCCGTGTTCGCGGCAACGGCGTGGGCCTTCTGGGCCAACACCGAACGCCGCATGGCAGACGTGCGCGCCGCCTCCGCCGTGTGGGACGAGGCGGACCTGCTGACCGACGCGCAGGAAAAGGCCCTGCGCGAACTGGTGGACGCCTTCCGCGAGGTGCACGGGGTAAAGCTGCTCATCCACATCCGGCGCGATACCCCGGAATTGCCAAGGCTGGACGCCCAGACCCTGTTCGTGGGACTGTGCCCGGCCAAGGGGCAGGCCATCGTGGAACTGCCGCCGCTGCTGCGCAAGGCCTACGGCGAAACCCTGGCCCAGACCCTGGAAAACGACTGGCTGCGCCCCGCCATGGCTTCCGGCCAGTGGGCCGAGGGGCTGGTGCGCACCCTGAAGCACCTGTGGGACAGATTGGGCGAAAACTGA